One genomic segment of Lewinellaceae bacterium includes these proteins:
- a CDS encoding GxxExxY protein → MILTKSHINQLSYEIVGCAIEVHKQLGPGLLEVVYHQCMQYELMEKGFLVESEVAVPIHYKRMKLSNPLRLDLLVNSAIIVELKAVEILHPIYSAQLLSYMKLTQKPKGLLINFFSENITKSLVPLVNEYFNMLPD, encoded by the coding sequence ATGATCCTTACCAAGTCCCATATCAATCAGTTAAGTTATGAAATTGTTGGTTGTGCGATTGAAGTTCATAAACAGCTCGGTCCTGGATTACTTGAAGTGGTTTATCATCAATGTATGCAATATGAATTAATGGAAAAAGGTTTTCTGGTTGAATCAGAAGTAGCAGTTCCTATTCACTATAAGAGAATGAAATTATCAAATCCGCTTAGGCTTGATTTGTTAGTTAATAGTGCAATCATTGTAGAACTAAAAGCCGTAGAAATCTTACATCCGATTTATTCAGCCCAATTATTATCGTATATGAAACTGACCCAAAAACCAAAAGGATTGTTGATCAATTTCTTTAGTGAAAATATAACCAAAAGCCTGGTTCCTTTGGTCAATGAATATTTTAATATGTTACCTGATTGA
- a CDS encoding OmpA family protein yields MNKYSFLLLAVVVALLPACNKKKISDLERELALKNQQAEQLDRQLQTIQATNASLLDRLADLSVINKAGAESIQQSLENINKQYSFIENLTNKIQQKDSLNLVLVMNLRRSLADISDDDLQIEVRGGMVHVSISDKMLFRSGSFTLGSQAKNILGKLAAVINEHDDLQIMVEGHTDNVPMHNECLQDNWDLSAMRATSVVRSLQLNYYVAPDRLTASGRSEYIPKADNSTADGRAENRRTEIVIMPRLDQYFKLLESPQLAD; encoded by the coding sequence ATGAACAAATATTCCTTCCTTCTGCTGGCGGTGGTCGTCGCTTTGCTGCCGGCATGCAATAAAAAGAAAATCAGTGATCTCGAACGCGAGCTTGCTTTGAAGAACCAGCAGGCCGAACAACTGGACCGGCAATTGCAGACCATACAGGCGACAAATGCCTCTCTCCTGGACCGTTTGGCTGACCTCAGCGTGATCAATAAAGCGGGCGCCGAATCGATCCAGCAGTCCCTCGAAAACATCAACAAGCAATATTCCTTCATCGAAAATCTGACCAACAAGATTCAGCAGAAAGATTCGCTGAACCTGGTGCTGGTGATGAACCTCCGGCGTTCCCTGGCGGACATCTCGGATGATGACCTGCAAATCGAAGTGCGGGGAGGTATGGTCCACGTCTCCATTTCGGATAAGATGTTGTTCCGCTCGGGAAGCTTTACTTTAGGTAGTCAGGCAAAAAATATCCTTGGTAAACTGGCAGCCGTGATCAATGAACACGACGATCTGCAGATCATGGTCGAAGGGCATACCGACAACGTCCCTATGCACAATGAATGCCTGCAGGACAACTGGGATCTCAGTGCCATGCGGGCTACTTCGGTGGTCCGGTCACTGCAGCTCAATTATTACGTGGCTCCCGACCGGCTCACGGCATCCGGAAGATCCGAATACATCCCCAAAGCAGACAACAGCACGGCTGATGGCCGCGCGGAAAACCGCCGGACCGAGATCGTGATCATGCCGCGTCTGGATCAGTACTTCAAACTGCTGGAATCTCCGCAGCTGGCTGACTAA